In one Lolium rigidum isolate FL_2022 chromosome 3, APGP_CSIRO_Lrig_0.1, whole genome shotgun sequence genomic region, the following are encoded:
- the LOC124700281 gene encoding BTB/POZ domain-containing protein At2g46260-like — MDLDFSRGGVVPCFEFAFNSANFSDRVLRIEIVACDNVPGYSGDIGGGSIGDLREDKGNEGQSVDSSAMIPCTQVLREKTIYANSAILASRSPFFLKLFSNGMKESDQTHPTLRIADSEENGLMELLSYMYRGKLTTKEPTVLLDVLMAADKFEVLSCMRHSSQLLTSLPMTTESALLYIEHPCSTSLAADVQRVIGVAKEFLANKYKDFDEFEDELMNISLAGIEAIFSSSDICVETEDDLYFFMVDWARARYPELEERRKILSSRLLPLVRFSHMTCETLRKILACTDNDIDHEHVNKRITEALLHIAYPTEVEGALAAEVRAYIRKPVRVVAIDGPCPHVIVYLDLTSKECSKLLPSKGMFLFSHPFYLAGQEFNLVGGRERGEASNSCGFGLYLQMQWDPECSKPITLDCEFAAKRKSSGKFVMLCNDELTFDGEWVHGYNDVFEMPWLEFIADNDLFINGVLHLRADVAVVGQPKLQT; from the exons ATGGACCTGGACTTCTCGCGCGGCGGCGTAGTGCCCTGCTTCGAGTTCGCGTTCAATTCGGCCAACTTCTCTGACAGAGTGCTGCGGATAGAGATCGTCGCCTGCGACAATGTGCCTGGGTACAGCGGAGACATCGGCGGAGGATCCATTGGCGACCTCCGAGAGGACAAAG GTAATGAAGGACAGAGTGTTGACTCTTCCGCGATGATTCCTTGCACACAAGTTTTACGAGAAAAGACCATCTATGCCAATTCAGCGATTCTTGCTTCAAGAAGTCCTTTCTTTCTAAAG CTTTTCTCAAATGGCATGAAAGAATCTGATCAGACGCATCCAACATTAAGGATTGCTGATTCAG AGGAAAATGGCCTTATGGAGCTTTTAAGCTATATGTACAGGGGAAAATTGACTACAAAAGAGCCCACTGTTCTGCTCGACGTCTTgatggctgcagacaaatttgagGTTCTTTCTTGCATGAGGCATTCCAGTCAGCTGCTCACAAGCTTGCCTATGACCACAGAATCTGCACTGCTCTACATAGAACATCCTTGCTCGACTTCATTAGCTGCTGACGTCCAGCGTGTGATAGGTGTAGCCAAGGAATTCCTTGCCAACAAGTACAAGGATTTTGATGA GTTTGAAGATGAACTGATGAACATCTCTCTTGCTGGGATCGAAGCTATCTTTTCAAGTAGTGACATATGCGTAGAAACTGAAGATGACTTGTACTTCTTCATGGTCGACTGGGCCCGTGCGCGGTATCCAGAATTGGAGGAAAGACGCAAGATCTTGAGTTCTCGTTTACTTCCGCTGGTACGCTTTAGTCATATGACATGTGAGACACTTCGGAAGATCCTAGCGTGCACTGATAATGACATAGACCATGAGCATGTAAATAAGCGTATCACTGAGGCACTTCTACACATAGCTTATCCAACAGAGGTGGAAGGCGCTCTTGCAGCAGAAGTAAGAGCTTACATTCGCAAACCTGTGAGAGTGGTTGCGATTGATGGACCCTGCCCACATGTTATAGTTTACTTGGATCTAACAAGCAAGGAGTGCTCCAAACTCTTACCGTCAAAAGGAATGTTCCTATTCTCGCATCCATTCTATCTCGCAGGGCAGGAATTCAATCTCGTGGGAGGCCGTGAACGGGGCGAGGCCAGTAACTCCTGCGGCTTTGGCCTCTACTTGCAGATGCAATGGGATCCTGAGTGCTCAAAGCCTATCACATTAGACTGTGAGTTTGCTGCCAAGAGAAAATCATCAGGGAAATTCGTCATGTTGTGTAACGACGAGCTCACCTTCGACGGTGAATGGGTGCATGGATACAATGATGTGTTTGAGATGCCATGGTTGGAGTTCATTGCTGATAACGACCTTTTCATCAACGGCGTGCTGCATCTGAGAGCCGATGTGGCAGTGGTGGGGCAGCCGAAGTTGCAGACTTGA